The genome window ACCGATCTGACCGAGCCAAACCATCATATCGGAGGTGAAAAAGCCTGCGTAGCCGAGCTGACGACCAATCTGAGCGAGATGGGCAATGGACTGAGGTGCCCTGATGTCGGTGCTGAGGCAGACGAGACGCATGATCAGCAGACATCGTATGGACAGGCTGGCGCATGTTTGCAACTCACACAGGCCGTTGAGCGAGGTTCATAGCTGATTGAAGGAACTCGGCCGGTCGGAACAGACGCATCACTATCAATTGTCAGATGACTGGTCAGCATTGTGTCCTTCACCCACTGGACAGGTAGAGATCCAGGCCCCGCGGCGCACTCACCCCTTCGTCCAGTCGCGAACCCATTCTTCAGCCCCTCCCACCTTGCGGCGGCATCGACGTTCcctcgtcgaagaagagaccaAGCGATGAGTCTCGAAAGGTACTGAATGAGTCGGTATGCCTAAGAGAACAGACAAACTCACTTAGCTGGTTGAACATTGTCTCGTCACACGTAGGGTAAGGGGGAGTCACATACCTTGTCTCGACCTATCGTCGTAGCCAGGACGGCGAGCGATTGACTCATTTTTGGATGAAGGATGAGGTTGGCAGCGATGTTCGACATGCTGGGCGATTGCTGATGAAGTGTATGCTGTTTGATAGCCTGAAGTAAAAATGCGATGTGCCAGAAAGAGGAAAAGACTATTGATGTTAGTAGAGAGGGGGTGAATACCACAGTGAAAGATGAGACTCGGTCTCCTTCATAGCCGGATTCTCCCATCCTGACGGGATACCACAAAGAAATTCCACGTCATACGATGATGTTTATCTCGATTTGATTCCGTTGCCGTCCATGAAGAATCCTCGATAAGTTGGTCGGCAATGTTGAAATTCGACGACGTCTTTCCCCTTTGTAATCCTGATATCAATTACACACCCAAAGTTTGGTATAGGACGGACAAGGATCGATATGTTCTCTCGATCTTTGAGAGCGCTCGCTCAGTCCAGTACATCATCCCGATCCAGACCTGTCTGTGCACAATGTCTACAACACTTGCGATATCCTCAAAACCAATCAATCATCCTCACGGCGACCCGATatgcctccacctcgattCCCGAGCGAGCAGTACCTTCTCTACGAACTAATCCCAGTCGTGCTCCGAAACCACCGATCTCACACAAACCTCCTAAACGAAGACTGGAAGCTGCTTCACAACCATTGCGAAATGCAGCATCTCACACTCGAGGTCCCGTGCTACAATGTATTGCCCATACCACAGCTGAGCAATACGACCTATTGAGTCTCGGTTCGGTTCTCCGTTCTCTCGGAGTGAGGTGGGACGAGGTTCCTGAAGGTGATAGGGATAGAGCGTTCGTCATTGGACCTTGGAAAGGTCGTGGAGGTGCTGAACGCCTGATAAACGGCAAAGATCTTCGACCAATCGATTCGCTGCCCAAGTCACCCGAAGTGGAATGggcggagagtgaagaggaggcaATGAGAGATATCGGGTTTGGATATGGAGATAGAGGCGAGATTTGGGTTTTCAACTCTGGAAGTTTCGTGACCTGGGGattgacagaggaggaaggtagaGCGTTCTTAAGGGAAATCATcaggaggaaaggatggaacGTCGAAGTGAATAGGTTGACACCAAAAGAgtacgaggtggaagaggtcgactTTGTGGTTGATCCTACTGCGTGAGTTCGACATTACATGCTTGAGACTGTTGAAACCCACACTGATATCCATCATAGCAAAACACATATCCTCGGAAACCTGATTCTTCTCGGTCGACCTCCAGAGCTCTCAACCTTCAACCCGTCCCCGTCTCTCGCCTCCCTCCTTGCTAGATAcaccctttctctttccttgtccCGATCATCAACCTTGTCTGTTCTGGAAGACCGTCTCGACACGCATATCGCCGCTGTATCCGTCTTACCTCGAGCTTTGGAGAAGTATGGACGCCAGCcattggcgaggaaggaagtgatcagaaagatgggagagtTGATGACGCTGAGAATGGCAGCGAATaccagtggtggtggtctggATGATACTCCGGAGGTGAGCTGCTGGTTATCCTCGACGGGTAGTGAAGCAAGCTGATAAAGTCTTCCCCATGCAGTTCTACTGGTCTGAGCCTGAGTTGGAATGTGAGCTGGACCATCCTATCGCTTGATAGTGCTCGTTGCTGACCTGATCTGTCCAGCGTACTTTGACTCCATTGCAAGCGAattcgagatcaaggagcGTATCGATGCCTTTAACAAAAAGGTCGACTATGCCCAAGAAGTCCAAAGTACCCTTCGGGCGCTGCtcacagaggtgagtgattacGTTGCCTCACCTTCACGCAGGAGTCTTGTCCTGACAACCTTTCCCTCTAAGTCGTCTGGACATCGAATGGAAATCATCATTATCCTGCTCATCGCATTCGAGGTGTGCATCGTGAGTACAGCCTACCTCTTTTGTTGCACGTGGCGCACGATCAGATCAAAATATTGACTTCTGCCTGATCAACAGGTCCTGATCCGAGAGGGTGGTGAGCTCGCAGAGAAGTTCTCAGATTATATCGGACATCATAAAGCCGCAATGCCAGCGGAGCAAATACAGGATGTCATCGAGAAGACCTCGTCCCTCAGTCTGGGTGATATGGCTTCGGCTCTCCAATCCAACCTTAGTCATGAGAAGAGCAAATCGGAGGAAAGGCTGGTGTGAGGAAGAAACACGGTGTAGCATGGGGATAGATTAGGAAGGAAGGCAGTTTATAGACATACAATTCTGCACacacatctcatctctcacatCATTGCAATTATGAATTTAGCATGGACAATCTAACCAAGGGCGTATTCTGGACAACGATGAACTGGATTGAGGGCTGCGCACGGGGGACAGCTCACCTGGATAGAATGTTACGGGTCGAACTTTTCAGAAAGTTTAGTCTCGCGAATAGATTTGTTCGTCGATACCGTACCGTAATCTCTTTCACCCATGGCTTCAGACTGGCATCGAGGACATCTTATGCGTCGGAATTGTTGCAGCAATCGCATCACGGATGTTTGCTGACAATCACAtcacctttcctcttcaaaAGCTGAGGAAAACGTTTCAAGAATTTCTGAACAAATAGTCGACAGCTCAGATTTCGCGGTTATCAGGATCTAAGTGGGCTCTCAACGATCTGATAGAAGATAACTGTCAATAAGATGTCCATCAGCATCGCTTGATTTTCGACTTGGACGTCCCCAATGTTGAACAGGAACGACACTTGGACTTGGACAGATTGCAACAATCATACGGTACGAGTGAAGTCCATCGAAGGTCTACCCGTTTTTTTCTGACCGGTGGACATGGGCTGATGTACTGGGCGACTTACTCGGTCTGAGAAGCACAACCTGCAATACGCTCTGAAGTTGTCGTACAGTACATGCAAGACAGATATCGAACATAGACTTGTGTGACATATCACATAGTGATCGTTCTTCTTATTTTGAACAAGAATAACTGAAGTACTTCTGATCGGTCGGCCCAATGATGGGCCTGCACCTATCTCAGATACACTTATAATCATACGACCCGACATCATGTACTCATGACAGTCAACAGTGCCGAAGATCTGTTCCGTTAACTCCTAGCTGTTCACATTGTTCATAACAGCGATGCGAACATGCTGAAGAGTGAAGATCAATTGAGCGATCCCAATAAAAGCCTGATCACCATTTACGCGCCCCACCAATCGCTGCCAGACACCTTAGGAGCCCTTCCCGACCTTCCCGACCTCCCTCTGCCATCCAACTCTGTCAAGCAGTGAAGAGTACGCAAAAGATGGCGACTCCCCCGATGTTTCAGTCATATTTCTTGCGACATGTGAATATAGTTTACCAAAAAAGTCAACAAACATCGAATTGGGAGTGTTGCGATAGTGGTTATTCGGCGAGTCTAGAATTATCCAATATCTACAACTCGTGCCGTCAGGCTCGCATGTTCGAATCATGCACACTTCGTTTCTTTTTGGTTTTTACTACAAGCCAACTACATTATGTTTTTTGGCATGTGCATTGCTGGATATGCTCCTGAATGACCTTTTGACGACATGCATACCGACTAAGCTATTAAGCCAAGTGGTCTGTTTCGTCGAGTTCCTCACACGCGTGTTCTGAGAATTGAATGCAATTCCACAACCGGTCTGCGCGTTGTGAGATCGTACACGGTGCTCCTCTGCGAGACGGTAATTTACTGACGTTCTTTGTGACTCGCGCTCAACGAGAACTCGCTCATCCAAGGGTTAACCAGACAGGCGTTAAGCTCACTGTTCAGTGTGGTGTTTTGATGCATGCCCGTCCCGCAATTCCGCACAGGCACATCGTTGTCCGAGCTCAGCTCCATAGTCGGGTTGCACTGGTACGCAGAGTGTGTCATCTGTGTCTGAACGCCTCGTACGTCTGCAATGcccatcccattcccacctcgTGCGAAAGGTCATACGGCACACGCCCAAGAATTGTCCTATAGGATGCATAAAAACGTATGGATACATACAACCCCCAACTCCTGCTCGTACGGCGCCCTTACCaatccgtcttcttcacgtTCTTCTTGAGTGGCACAGCAACCACCTTTTGTCCCTTCTTGGCGTATCCGACACCGTCGAGCCATGGCCAGACggtcgtcctcttctcctcaaacTTCTCAATGTTCTCCCTGTGTTCGAGGGTGAGACCAATATCGTCAAGACCGTTGATGAGACAATGTCTTCTGAATGCGTCGACTGTGAAGGGGATGGGATCCTTGCCCTCGGGTCGAACGACGACTTGGTTCTCAAGGTCAATGGCGAGCTCGAGACCGGCCGAAGCGTCCTCGTAGAGGGTGTCAAGGTCGGCTTGGGGAAGCTCGATAGGAAGCATACCGTTCTTGAAACAGCTGAAACATGCAGATCGATTAGCATGTAGTAAAGCCAGAAAACAAACGCCACTCACTTGGTCTTGAAGATGTCACCGAATGAAGGTGCAAGGATACATCGGATACCAAAGTCGTTGAGAGCCCAAGGAGCGTGTTCTCGCGACGAACCACAACCAAAGTTGGCTCCGGTACACACGAGGATGCTAGAGTGCTTCCATGGCTCCTTGTTCAGGACAAAGTCCGGGAGCTCCTCTCCGGTCTTGACATCGTATCGAATAGGCCAGAAGAGAGCGGAGCCGAGACCTGTTCGGAGAAGGGTCTTGAGGAACTGCTTGGGAATGATCttgtcggtgtcgatgtTGGCCTCCCACATGGGAGCAGCGATACCTCGGAGAACGTTGAACTTGGGAAGACCGGCGgaagcggcagcggcggccTTGACAGGTGACTTGCCCTCAGGAGTCTGCTCTGTAGGCTCGACAGGAAGAGCGGCAACATCGACAGGAGTGAGGTAGTCGAAGTAAGAGGTGATCTTGAGACCGCCGTCCTCGCTCATTCGGTCACCCATGATCTTTCGGATGTCGGTGAAGTAACCGGTAAGAGCGGCGGCGGCGACCATCGCAGGGGACATAAGGTGAGTTCGTCCACCAGCACCTTGTCGACCTTCAAAGTTTCGGTTCGAGGTACTGGCGCATCGTTCTCCAGGTTTGAGCTGATCGGGGTTCATACCGAGACACATTGAGCATCCAGCTTCTCGCCAGTCGAAACCGGCCTTCTTGAAGATCACATCGAGACCCTCAGCTTCAGCTTGTTGCTTAACCAGACCGGATCCAGGGACGATCATTGCGTAGACACCCTCGGCGACCTTGGAAGGACCACCGTTCTTCTCAGAGGCGATGATGACTCGGGCAGCTGATCGCATATCCTCAATTCGACCGTTGGTACATGAACCGAAGAATGCTTTGTCAATCTTGATCTGCTCCATGGGTGTACCGGCGGTGAGACCCATGTACTCGAGGGATCGGACGATGTTCCCTCGCTTGCTCTCGGGGAAGTCGGCGGGGTTGGGAACGACACCATTGATGGGAACGACATCTTGTGGTGATGTTCCCCATGTGATGGTAGGAATGATGTCTTCGGccttgatctcgacctcgatgtCGTACTTCGCTCCAGGGTCGGTCTTGAGGGTCTTCCAGTAGGCGACGGCACTGTCccactcctctccttctcgggGACTGAGCGGTCGTCCCTTGAGGTATTCAAAGGTGATCTCATCCGGAGCGATCATACCGGCTCGCGCACCACCCTCAATAGACATGTTACAGATAGACATCCTCGCTTCCATGCTGAGTTCTCGAATGGTAGATCCGGCGAACTCGATGACAGCACCTGTACCACCGGCAGTACCGATCACACCGATGATGTGAAGGACGACATCCTTCGATCCGACACCTTCGGGGAGCTTGCCCTCAACGTTGATTCGCATGTTCTTGGACTTGGCTTGGGGAAGGGTTTGGGTGGCAAGGATGTGCTCGACTTCGGAGGTACCGATACCGAACGCGAGGGCACCAAAGGCACCGTGGGCTGCGAATGGGTTAGTATTGAGGAATTAGGTACAGCTGACAAGAGCAGAGCTAACTCACTGGAAGTGTGCGAGTCACCACAGCAAACGGTGGTACCAGGCAGGGTGAAGCCTTGTTCAGGGCCGATGATGTGGACGATACCTAGTGATATGGAACGTTAGCTATTATTCTGAGCTAGGCATTGTATGTACTCTGTATGAGacgcttcactcaccttgtcgctTGTCGTCCATTCCGAAGTAAGTGAGACCGAACTCCTTCACATTATCCTCGAGCGCGACGACTTGCGCTCTGCTGTCAACTTCGCCGATGAACGTGGAAACGCTCTTGAAGTTCTTTCGAGACACAGTACTGCGGAATAAGACTCTTCGATCAGCTCCGATTATTGAACACAGGGATCGACGCGTGCTCACGGGATGTTGTGGTCAACTGTAACAAGGGTACAGTCCGGTCTTCTAACTTTTCGTCCAGCATTTCTAAGACCCTCGAAAGCTTGTGGGGAGGTGACTTCATGGACGAGATGTCGGTCAATGTAAAGAAGGGTGTCTCCTTCACCAGAGTAGACGACGTGATCGTCGAACACTTTGTCATAAAGCGTTCGTGGGGCAGAAGTGGGAGCAGGCATATTAGGAAGTTGGTTCAATGGGCTTTTCTGGTGGCAAGTCAGCAAACGAGCCCTCAGCAGGTCGTGAGGAGGCGGAGTTGCTGAGAAGAGAACTCACGATGTGTGATGTGTCTGTACTTGATGCCCTTTTTTTGATGCGGTAGGGAGATGGCTGTTGttcagaagagaaggagggttgattgattgcttTGTGTATGGTATATGTGTCAGAGCTAGGAAGGAGCAGTGACTTTGTTCgacgcaactcaccaactCTTGAGTTTGACTCGATCGGCCGAAAGCCCGAAAGAGTGTCATTACACCCCAAACCAGCCAATCACGTCACACCATTTTCATCAGTGAACCGACCGGGGCAGTACACATGGGGTCTCCACACGTTTCTATAAATATTACCACCCCCTCAGAAGATGATCGAAGTGTGGTCAGTGCATGGTTGAGTTGTAAACGGATAACCCGACCCCGCAGTAGGGAAGCTATCACTCTCTGTGACCGAGATGACCGAGTGACTGCGCCAGAAAGAAGATAGAACGATCGAACAGAACAGCGCTTGGATATCAGATTGCCTGCAATCTATTCGAGAATCAAGGCTCCACTTCTAAGTGATGGCTTCTGACTCGTGCTATATTTATTCCTGACATTCTCGGTCAG of Kwoniella shandongensis chromosome 3, complete sequence contains these proteins:
- a CDS encoding 3-isopropylmalate dehydratase, large subunit translates to MPAPTSAPRTLYDKVFDDHVVYSGEGDTLLYIDRHLVHEVTSPQAFEGLRNAGRKVRRPDCTLVTVDHNIPTVSRKNFKSVSTFIGEVDSRAQVVALEDNVKEFGLTYFGMDDKRQGIVHIIGPEQGFTLPGTTVCCGDSHTSTHGAFGALAFGIGTSEVEHILATQTLPQAKSKNMRINVEGKLPEGVGSKDVVLHIIGVIGTAGGTGAVIEFAGSTIRELSMEARMSICNMSIEGGARAGMIAPDEITFEYLKGRPLSPREGEEWDSAVAYWKTLKTDPGAKYDIEVEIKAEDIIPTITWGTSPQDVVPINGVVPNPADFPESKRGNIVRSLEYMGLTAGTPMEQIKIDKAFFGSCTNGRIEDMRSAARVIIASEKNGGPSKVAEGVYAMIVPGSGLVKQQAEAEGLDVIFKKAGFDWREAGCSMCLGMNPDQLKPGERCASTSNRNFEGRQGAGGRTHLMSPAMVAAAALTGYFTDIRKIMGDRMSEDGGLKITSYFDYLTPVDVAALPVEPTEQTPEGKSPVKAAAAASAGLPKFNVLRGIAAPMWEANIDTDKIIPKQFLKTLLRTGLGSALFWPIRYDVKTGEELPDFVLNKEPWKHSSILVCTGANFGCGSSREHAPWALNDFGIRCILAPSFGDIFKTNCFKNGMLPIELPQADLDTLYEDASAGLELAIDLENQVVVRPEGKDPIPFTVDAFRRHCLINGLDDIGLTLEHRENIEKFEEKRTTVWPWLDGVGYAKKGQKVVAVPLKKNVKKTDW